A region from the Ictalurus punctatus breed USDA103 chromosome 25, Coco_2.0, whole genome shotgun sequence genome encodes:
- the chga gene encoding chromogranin-A isoform X1 translates to MKAPGCALFLLLLQCVSSLPVSHTRLEHEDVEVIKCVVEVLADALSKPHSVPVSQRCLETLRTDDRLVTVLRHQNFLQELQDIAGEGANERSEKGIEERPDHAQDLQDPADQSMLLAVLTPGETVKERGAEEEKEQESQVNGIITSHEEMNEGDEKGEEAVRKKTESSEEDEEADEAGAAGAPEHKRVEEESQEAEQEAEQEEEQEESVEKSKGGVGKQKHLSRSREPVRRRAYGQQEAPHHSKEAWKSPEEEELRMMAGRDPEEGSATKKTEDAEMESLAVMENELESMAQKLHKLRHG, encoded by the exons ATGAAAGCTCCGGGATGCGCTCTGTTCCTGCTGCTGCTCCAGTGCg TTTCCTCTCTGCCCGTGTCTCACACTCGCCTGGAGCACGAGGACGTCGAG GTGATTAAGTGTGTAGTGGAGGTTCTGGCTGACGCGCTGAGCAAACCTCACTCCGTCCCCGTGTCTCAGCGGTGTCTGGAGACCCTCAGGACCG atgacAGACTCGTGACCGTGCTGCGTCACCAGAACTTCCTTCAGGAGCTGCAGGACATCGCTGGAGAAG GAGCCAATGAGAGATCTGAGAAGGGAATAGAGGAACGACCTGACCACGCCCAAGACCTCCAGGACCCTGCAG ATCAGTCCATGCTGTTGGCCGTCCTGACACCGGGAGAGACGGTGAAGGAGAGAGGagcagaggaggagaaggaacaGGAGTCTCAGGTGAATGGTATCATCACCAGCCACGAGGAGATGAACGAGGGAGACGAGAAGGGAGAAGAAGCGGTGAGGAAGAAAACCGAAAGCAGTGAGGAAGACGAAGAAG CAGATGAGGCAGGAGCAGCCGGAGCTCCAGAACACAAACGTGTGGAGGAGGAGAGTCAGGAGGCGGAGCAGGAGgcggagcaggaggaggagcaggaggagtcTGTGGAGAAGAGTAAGGGAGGTGTGGGAAAGCAGAAACACTTGAGTCGGAGCAGAGAGCCGGTCCGTCGCAGGGCTTACGGCCAGCAGGAGGCGCCGCACCACTCCAAGGAGGCGTGGAAGAGCcctgaggaggaggagcttcGGATGATGGCAGGAAGAGACCCTGAGGAGGGCAGTGCAACCAAGAAGACTGAG GACGCCGAGATGGAGAGTTTGGCTGTGATGGAGAACGAGTTGGAGAGCATGGCTCAGAAACTGCACAAGCTGCGACATGGCTGA
- the chga gene encoding chromogranin-A isoform X2 has protein sequence MKAPGCALFLLLLQCVSSLPVSHTRLEHEDVEVIKCVVEVLADALSKPHSVPVSQRCLETLRTDDRLVTVLRHQNFLQELQDIAGEGANERSEKGIEERPDHAQDLQDPADQSMLLAVLTPGETVKERGAEEEKEQESQVNGIITSHEEMNEGDEKGEEAVRKKTESSEEDEEDEAGAAGAPEHKRVEEESQEAEQEAEQEEEQEESVEKSKGGVGKQKHLSRSREPVRRRAYGQQEAPHHSKEAWKSPEEEELRMMAGRDPEEGSATKKTEDAEMESLAVMENELESMAQKLHKLRHG, from the exons ATGAAAGCTCCGGGATGCGCTCTGTTCCTGCTGCTGCTCCAGTGCg TTTCCTCTCTGCCCGTGTCTCACACTCGCCTGGAGCACGAGGACGTCGAG GTGATTAAGTGTGTAGTGGAGGTTCTGGCTGACGCGCTGAGCAAACCTCACTCCGTCCCCGTGTCTCAGCGGTGTCTGGAGACCCTCAGGACCG atgacAGACTCGTGACCGTGCTGCGTCACCAGAACTTCCTTCAGGAGCTGCAGGACATCGCTGGAGAAG GAGCCAATGAGAGATCTGAGAAGGGAATAGAGGAACGACCTGACCACGCCCAAGACCTCCAGGACCCTGCAG ATCAGTCCATGCTGTTGGCCGTCCTGACACCGGGAGAGACGGTGAAGGAGAGAGGagcagaggaggagaaggaacaGGAGTCTCAGGTGAATGGTATCATCACCAGCCACGAGGAGATGAACGAGGGAGACGAGAAGGGAGAAGAAGCGGTGAGGAAGAAAACCGAAAGCAGTGAGGAAGACGAAGAAG ATGAGGCAGGAGCAGCCGGAGCTCCAGAACACAAACGTGTGGAGGAGGAGAGTCAGGAGGCGGAGCAGGAGgcggagcaggaggaggagcaggaggagtcTGTGGAGAAGAGTAAGGGAGGTGTGGGAAAGCAGAAACACTTGAGTCGGAGCAGAGAGCCGGTCCGTCGCAGGGCTTACGGCCAGCAGGAGGCGCCGCACCACTCCAAGGAGGCGTGGAAGAGCcctgaggaggaggagcttcGGATGATGGCAGGAAGAGACCCTGAGGAGGGCAGTGCAACCAAGAAGACTGAG GACGCCGAGATGGAGAGTTTGGCTGTGATGGAGAACGAGTTGGAGAGCATGGCTCAGAAACTGCACAAGCTGCGACATGGCTGA
- the si:dkey-177p2.18 gene encoding phospholipase B1, membrane-associated isoform X2 — protein sequence MATSLEMLMNEVPRMIVNVVQILPMETLREVQKPTPGCLLQRSFCSCLVKPASDSAELKELIDINLQFQKALEQLLRTDRFFKSDFAVVLQPFLKHADPPRLPNGKIDMSFFTPDCFHFTIKGHEELAKGLWNNMFQPEGEKFMVESFSTPIQLMCPPPDHPYIYTKPSAVRSDASVPAGARLTALLFRSALVSFLFSC from the exons ATGGCCACGTCCTTGGAGATGCTGATGAACGAG GTTCCTCGAATGATCGTGAACGTGGTTCAGATTTTACCCATGGAGACGCTGAGGGAGGTGCAGAAGCCCACGCCTGGCTGTCTACTCCAGAG GTCCTTCTGCTCGTGTCTGGTGAAGCCAGCCTCGGACTCTGCTGAGCTTAAAGAGCTGATTGACATCAACCTCCAGTTCCAG AAAGCTCTAGAGCAGCTTCTCCGTACTGACCGGTTCTTTAAAAGCGACTTCGCTGTGGTTCTTCAGCCGTTTCTGAAACACGCAGACCCTCCACGACTTCCT AACGGGAAGATTGACATGAGCTTCTTCACCCCGGACTGTTTCCACTTCACCATTAAAGGACACGAAGAGCTGGCCAAGGGTCTCTGGAACAACATG TTCCAGCCTGAAGGGGAGAAGTTTATGGTTGAGAGTTTTTCGACCCCGATTCAGCTCATGTGTCCTCCTCCG GACCACCCGTACATCTACACCAAGCCGAGTGCTGTGAGGAGTGACGCGTCTGTACCTGCAGGAGCTCGGCTCACCGCGCTCCTCTTCCGCTCCGCGCTCGTGTCGTTCCTTTTCTCCTGCTAG
- the si:dkey-177p2.18 gene encoding phospholipase B1, membrane-associated isoform X1 yields the protein MNDICDYCKDKSLFSVENFIHYMATSLEMLMNEVPRMIVNVVQILPMETLREVQKPTPGCLLQRSFCSCLVKPASDSAELKELIDINLQFQKALEQLLRTDRFFKSDFAVVLQPFLKHADPPRLPNGKIDMSFFTPDCFHFTIKGHEELAKGLWNNMFQPEGEKFMVESFSTPIQLMCPPPDHPYIYTKPSAVRSDASVPAGARLTALLFRSALVSFLFSC from the exons ATGAACGATATCTGTGATTACTGCAAGGACAAG TCGCTGTTCTCCGTGGAGAACTTCATCCACTACATGGCCACGTCCTTGGAGATGCTGATGAACGAG GTTCCTCGAATGATCGTGAACGTGGTTCAGATTTTACCCATGGAGACGCTGAGGGAGGTGCAGAAGCCCACGCCTGGCTGTCTACTCCAGAG GTCCTTCTGCTCGTGTCTGGTGAAGCCAGCCTCGGACTCTGCTGAGCTTAAAGAGCTGATTGACATCAACCTCCAGTTCCAG AAAGCTCTAGAGCAGCTTCTCCGTACTGACCGGTTCTTTAAAAGCGACTTCGCTGTGGTTCTTCAGCCGTTTCTGAAACACGCAGACCCTCCACGACTTCCT AACGGGAAGATTGACATGAGCTTCTTCACCCCGGACTGTTTCCACTTCACCATTAAAGGACACGAAGAGCTGGCCAAGGGTCTCTGGAACAACATG TTCCAGCCTGAAGGGGAGAAGTTTATGGTTGAGAGTTTTTCGACCCCGATTCAGCTCATGTGTCCTCCTCCG GACCACCCGTACATCTACACCAAGCCGAGTGCTGTGAGGAGTGACGCGTCTGTACCTGCAGGAGCTCGGCTCACCGCGCTCCTCTTCCGCTCCGCGCTCGTGTCGTTCCTTTTCTCCTGCTAG